One Megamonas hypermegale genomic window carries:
- the larB gene encoding nickel pincer cofactor biosynthesis protein LarB: MNNIELLDLLHAYKQGNINDATIMKKIQNDSFDDIGFAKVDHSRANRQDFPEVIYCAGKTNQQIAEIFLNLFNHSQKNIIASRATKENYEAVLKLVPTALYDEAARIIYVQRDNTPVDDKRFILVLTAGTSDIPVAKEAGLTAQLMNNKVEYCFDVGVAGIHRLLARKDLIDKANVIIVAAGMEGALASVVGGLANKPVIAVPTSVGYGASFGGLSALLAMLNSCAAGVAVMNIDNGFGAGRLASMINHMR, from the coding sequence ATGAATAATATTGAATTACTAGATTTACTTCACGCTTATAAACAAGGAAATATCAACGATGCAACAATCATGAAAAAAATCCAAAATGACAGTTTTGATGATATTGGATTTGCTAAAGTTGACCATAGCAGAGCAAATAGACAAGATTTTCCAGAAGTAATCTATTGTGCAGGAAAAACTAATCAACAAATTGCTGAGATTTTCCTCAATCTATTTAATCACAGTCAAAAAAATATCATTGCATCTCGTGCTACAAAAGAAAATTATGAAGCTGTCTTAAAGTTAGTTCCTACAGCATTATATGATGAGGCAGCTCGCATCATTTATGTACAGAGAGATAATACGCCTGTTGATGACAAGCGATTTATTCTCGTATTGACAGCAGGTACTAGTGATATCCCTGTTGCTAAAGAAGCTGGACTTACAGCCCAACTCATGAATAATAAAGTTGAATATTGCTTTGATGTTGGTGTTGCAGGTATTCATCGCTTATTAGCTCGCAAAGATTTAATCGATAAGGCTAATGTCATCATCGTTGCAGCAGGCATGGAAGGCGCTCTCGCTAGCGTTGTCGGTGGTCTTGCTAATAAACCAGTCATCGCCGTGCCTACAAGTGTCGGCTACGGTGCTTCCTTTGGCGGTCTTTCAGCCCTGCTCGCTATGCTCAATAGCTGTGCTGCTGGCGTAGCTGTCATGAATATAGATAACGGCTTTGGTGCTGGTCGTCTTGCTAGCATGATTAATCACATGCGTTAA
- the larC gene encoding nickel insertion protein, with amino-acid sequence MANYNIDKLITLSCNIDDFNPQNYEYITEKLFQNGALDVWLTPIYMKKSRTANTLSVLIKPEDKEKCLDIIFSETSTLGIREEAIIRYSLNREFKIIDTPYGKISCKIAKKNNEILNISAEYEDCKKAAKKYNVPLKKVQQTALFLINEELQNE; translated from the coding sequence ATGGCAAATTACAATATTGATAAATTAATCACCTTATCTTGTAATATCGATGATTTTAATCCTCAAAACTATGAATATATTACAGAAAAATTATTTCAAAATGGCGCATTAGATGTTTGGCTAACTCCTATTTATATGAAAAAATCTCGCACTGCCAACACTTTATCTGTATTAATCAAACCCGAAGATAAAGAAAAATGTCTTGATATAATTTTTAGCGAAACTTCTACACTGGGTATTCGCGAAGAAGCAATCATACGTTATAGCTTAAATCGAGAATTTAAAATTATCGATACCCCTTATGGAAAAATCTCTTGCAAAATTGCTAAAAAAAATAATGAAATTTTAAATATATCCGCAGAATACGAAGACTGTAAAAAAGCTGCGAAAAAATATAATGTTCCACTAAAAAAAGTACAACAAACAGCATTATTTCTAATAAATGAGGAATTACAAAATGAATAA
- the larE gene encoding ATP-dependent sacrificial sulfur transferase LarE, with protein sequence MNKQQQLIELIKSYKSVAIAFSGGVDSSALAKACFLALGDKAIAITAVSSLMTETEINDAKNIAKLIGIRHEIFHFNDLADDKFIANDKMRCYHCHINRFKFMEDFCQKNNYNYLLEGSNEDDKSDYRPGMIALKEFEIVKSPFLELHITKDEIRQMAKNWNLPVWNKPSSACLASRLAYGIEITPEKLNQIAQAEAIIRPFVNGQMRVRHHGDLARIEVEDNQLSKILEPKTKNLINTKLKELGFKFVTIDLTGYQKGSNNTVLQN encoded by the coding sequence ATGAATAAACAGCAACAATTAATCGAATTAATAAAATCCTATAAATCAGTAGCTATAGCTTTTTCTGGCGGTGTAGACAGTTCAGCCCTTGCCAAAGCTTGCTTTTTAGCACTAGGGGATAAAGCTATTGCCATCACTGCCGTTTCTTCGCTAATGACAGAAACTGAAATCAATGATGCAAAAAATATAGCAAAATTGATTGGCATAAGACATGAAATATTCCATTTTAACGATTTAGCAGATGATAAATTTATTGCAAATGACAAAATGCGCTGCTATCATTGCCATATCAATCGCTTCAAATTCATGGAAGATTTTTGTCAAAAAAATAATTATAACTATCTTTTAGAAGGCTCTAATGAAGATGATAAAAGTGATTATCGCCCTGGCATGATAGCTTTAAAAGAATTTGAAATAGTAAAATCACCATTTTTAGAACTTCATATAACTAAAGATGAAATTCGCCAAATGGCTAAAAATTGGAATTTACCAGTATGGAATAAACCAAGCTCCGCTTGTCTTGCTTCCCGACTAGCTTACGGTATTGAAATAACACCAGAAAAATTAAACCAAATAGCGCAAGCCGAAGCAATTATTCGTCCATTTGTCAATGGTCAAATGCGTGTGCGCCATCATGGCGATTTAGCCAGAATTGAAGTAGAAGATAATCAACTTTCAAAAATCCTTGAACCAAAAACAAAAAATTTAATCAATACTAAATTAAAAGAACTCGGCTTTAAATTTGTAACGATTGACTTAACAGGCTATCAAAAGGGTAGTAATAACACTGTATTACAAAATTAA
- a CDS encoding dicarboxylate/amino acid:cation symporter codes for MAENKKQNSVKETAQNAMRENKPKAQGRQFVLWFGALILGGILGWMGIHWLNELFNFVATVFTRLFQFIAIPTIALAVITTLAALGNNKETGRIFCHAVFYTLLTTICAAAIGLCLYLWISPSNLPMDLLASGQSAVPMDNFKSLSYYDHILSVIPNNVLQPFVSGNVLSVMLIAAAVGLALAFMPRTKAREQLLGVIQGLQELAFTLIRALLFILPVGIVAFAGQLSAQIEAGVIVGALGKYTLVVLGGNAIQIFIILPLILLLRGLNPFVVFRKMAPALAVALFTKSSAGTLPVTLACSEENLKVNPKVSRFVLPICTTINMNGCAAFILVTSLFVMQNAGFELSLGTMITWLFIAVIAAVGNAGVPMGCYFLTLSLMSSIGAPIGLMGVILPIYTIIDMIETAENVWSDSAVCAMTDHDLKGQLDDSDVPSTL; via the coding sequence ATGGCTGAAAACAAAAAACAAAATTCTGTAAAAGAAACGGCGCAAAATGCAATGCGCGAAAACAAGCCCAAAGCACAAGGTCGCCAATTTGTTTTATGGTTTGGAGCACTTATTTTAGGTGGCATCTTGGGCTGGATGGGTATACACTGGCTTAACGAACTTTTCAATTTTGTGGCAACAGTATTTACTCGTTTATTCCAATTCATCGCAATTCCTACTATAGCATTAGCTGTTATCACTACTTTAGCAGCACTTGGCAATAATAAGGAAACGGGGCGCATTTTCTGTCATGCAGTATTTTATACATTACTTACTACCATTTGCGCTGCCGCTATCGGTTTATGCCTATATTTATGGATTTCTCCAAGCAACTTACCAATGGACCTTCTCGCTTCTGGTCAATCAGCAGTTCCAATGGATAACTTTAAGTCTTTATCTTATTATGACCATATTTTATCCGTTATCCCGAATAATGTTTTACAACCATTCGTTTCTGGTAACGTATTATCCGTTATGTTGATTGCTGCAGCTGTAGGTTTAGCTTTAGCATTTATGCCACGTACTAAAGCACGTGAACAATTATTAGGTGTTATTCAAGGATTACAAGAATTAGCATTCACACTTATTCGTGCGTTACTCTTCATTTTACCAGTAGGTATTGTTGCTTTCGCAGGCCAATTATCCGCTCAAATTGAAGCTGGCGTTATTGTAGGTGCACTTGGCAAATACACTCTCGTAGTTCTCGGTGGTAATGCTATTCAAATTTTCATCATTTTACCACTCATTCTTTTGCTTCGCGGTCTCAATCCATTCGTTGTATTCCGCAAAATGGCACCAGCTCTTGCTGTTGCATTATTTACCAAAAGCTCCGCTGGTACATTACCTGTAACACTTGCATGCTCTGAAGAAAATCTAAAAGTAAATCCAAAAGTTTCCCGCTTTGTTTTACCAATTTGTACAACTATCAACATGAACGGTTGTGCTGCATTTATCTTAGTAACATCTCTATTTGTTATGCAAAATGCTGGTTTTGAATTATCTTTAGGCACAATGATAACTTGGCTCTTCATCGCCGTTATCGCCGCTGTTGGTAATGCAGGCGTGCCAATGGGTTGCTATTTCTTAACATTATCTTTAATGTCTTCAATCGGCGCTCCAATCGGTTTAATGGGTGTTATCTTACCTATCTACACTATAATTGATATGATTGAAACAGCAGAAAATGTTTGGTCAGACTCCGCTGTTTGTGCCATGACAGACCACGACTTAAAAGGTCAATTAGATGATAGTGATGTACCTTCAACATTATAA
- the dctA gene encoding C4-dicarboxylate transporter DctA, whose product MVAKIKSSLFLQVVLALILGLIVGVVFPTQAQALKPLGDLFIRFIQLLIAPIVFCVVVNGISGVGNIKKVGTVGVKTIFYFECVTTIALALGLVLGLNSNIGMGMNIDPSSLDASAISAYTERAQTISQAGGVSFLMNLVPTTVVGAFAKGDILQVLVFSIIFACSLNLVKDKASIVVKAVSELSTVFFRAMGIIVRFAPVGVFGAVAFTVGKYGLDSLGHLGALVGLYFVTCILFVIVVLGGILRLCGINLFQFLRYLREELMIVFATTASDSVLPQIMKKLENMGIKSSTVGLVIPTGYSFNLDGFSIYLTLATIFIAHATNVDLAFSDLLMIIIVSMIASKGAHGVPGSAIVILAATLSAIPAIPMIGLVLILSIDWFVGIARAVTNIIGNCVATVVIAKWEGDLDIEQAHEVLSSKEKLQVQNAIH is encoded by the coding sequence ATGGTAGCGAAAATAAAGAGTTCATTATTTTTACAAGTTGTATTAGCCTTGATATTAGGGCTGATTGTTGGTGTGGTATTTCCAACGCAAGCTCAAGCTTTAAAACCGCTTGGCGATTTATTCATACGATTTATACAATTATTGATTGCTCCGATTGTTTTTTGCGTAGTTGTAAATGGAATTTCTGGTGTAGGTAATATTAAAAAAGTTGGAACTGTAGGCGTAAAGACAATATTTTATTTTGAATGTGTAACGACAATTGCTTTAGCTTTAGGTTTAGTATTAGGTTTAAATAGTAATATTGGTATGGGCATGAATATTGACCCATCTAGCTTAGATGCTTCAGCAATCAGTGCGTATACAGAAAGAGCTCAAACGATAAGCCAAGCCGGTGGCGTATCATTTTTGATGAATCTGGTACCGACAACTGTTGTAGGTGCTTTTGCTAAAGGTGATATTTTACAGGTATTAGTATTTTCAATTATATTTGCGTGTTCTTTAAATTTAGTAAAAGATAAAGCTTCTATTGTAGTTAAAGCTGTATCTGAATTAAGCACTGTATTTTTTAGAGCTATGGGAATTATTGTTCGTTTTGCACCAGTTGGTGTATTTGGAGCAGTAGCTTTTACAGTAGGTAAATATGGTTTAGACTCTTTAGGTCATTTAGGTGCATTAGTTGGTTTATATTTTGTAACTTGTATATTATTTGTAATTGTTGTCTTAGGCGGAATTTTAAGATTGTGTGGCATAAATTTATTCCAATTTTTAAGATATTTACGAGAAGAATTGATGATTGTATTTGCTACGACAGCATCAGATAGCGTATTGCCACAGATTATGAAAAAACTAGAAAATATGGGCATAAAATCTTCAACAGTAGGTTTAGTTATTCCAACAGGATATTCATTTAATTTAGACGGTTTTTCAATTTATTTGACATTGGCTACGATTTTCATAGCTCATGCGACAAATGTAGATTTAGCTTTTTCTGATTTATTGATGATTATCATAGTGTCAATGATTGCTTCAAAAGGTGCACATGGTGTTCCAGGTTCTGCAATCGTAATTTTAGCAGCAACATTATCAGCTATACCAGCAATTCCGATGATTGGTTTAGTATTGATTTTATCAATTGATTGGTTTGTAGGTATTGCTAGAGCTGTAACTAATATCATCGGTAATTGCGTGGCAACAGTTGTCATTGCAAAATGGGAAGGTGATTTGGATATAGAACAGGCACATGAAGTTTTATCAAGTAAAGAAAAATTACAAGTTCAAAATGCTATACATTGA
- the allE gene encoding (S)-ureidoglycine aminohydrolase gives MSYPKDILSTRVVVKPGIFAVLPEDGLVNNVIPAIKNCRVSIVASPKMGASFVEYIITAEPGGYSTKHLASEEGVESFLYCIEGSVECSVGLDVYNLTAGGYIFAPSDTGIKFKCAEKAKFLFYKQRYIPLAGGEKPYVCVGNVNDMEYQEYEGMENVFIKDLLPKDLAFDMNMHILSFNPGGCHSFIETHVQEHGAYILSGEGMYFMENSWMPIKKNDFMWFGPYVAQGCYGVGREPFAYIYSKDCNRDVEI, from the coding sequence ATGAGTTATCCTAAAGATATTTTAAGTACAAGAGTTGTTGTAAAACCAGGTATTTTTGCTGTTTTACCAGAAGATGGATTAGTAAATAATGTAATTCCAGCTATAAAAAATTGCCGAGTAAGCATCGTGGCTTCACCTAAAATGGGTGCAAGTTTTGTAGAATACATTATAACAGCAGAGCCTGGCGGATATTCTACTAAACATTTAGCTTCTGAAGAAGGTGTAGAAAGCTTTTTATATTGCATTGAAGGCAGTGTAGAATGTTCAGTGGGATTAGATGTTTATAATTTAACAGCAGGTGGTTATATTTTTGCTCCATCTGATACTGGCATAAAATTTAAATGTGCAGAAAAAGCAAAATTCCTCTTTTATAAACAAAGATACATTCCACTCGCAGGTGGAGAAAAACCATACGTATGTGTAGGCAATGTCAATGATATGGAATATCAAGAATATGAAGGTATGGAAAATGTTTTCATAAAGGATTTATTACCAAAAGATTTGGCTTTTGATATGAATATGCATATCTTATCTTTTAATCCTGGTGGGTGTCATTCATTCATTGAAACACATGTACAGGAACATGGAGCATATATTTTATCTGGCGAAGGTATGTATTTTATGGAAAATTCTTGGATGCCGATTAAAAAGAATGACTTCATGTGGTTTGGCCCATATGTTGCACAGGGTTGTTACGGTGTAGGTAGAGAACCATTTGCCTATATTTACTCTAAAGATTGTAATCGTGATGTAGAAATATAA
- a CDS encoding M20 family metallo-hydrolase: protein MNTTDRIKETLETLKIFSETTNGVTRLPFTKEAKLAVNFLKQKMEEAGLEVFIDASGAVHGIRPGISSRKIIIGSHYDSVKSGGAYDGIAGVVCGIEIARLLKYETLFYTLEVIGFNDEEGVRFGTGFFSSKAFLGEWDIEKLKHQYDEQGISVYEAMKSWNLVPEQLINSVWKLSQIRCFMEIHIEQGPVLEKEAVELGIVNGIVGMKRYNIQVFGRADHAGTTPMNMRYDALTGTATVIEYIEKAAKKYAGAVATVGACEVSPNAVNTVPEKVKFSLDIRSMNNDDLHALEKDILTYLEKTAQERNLTYEMQTKLEVEPSDMDDTLKSYLRQSILKLGYSSININSGAGHDALPISRKLPTAMLFVPSKGGRSHCPEEYSKPENLAKAVHVMLDTIKKINNEENINELS, encoded by the coding sequence GTGAATACTACCGATAGAATTAAGGAAACCTTAGAAACATTGAAGATATTTTCTGAGACAACAAATGGCGTAACGAGGTTACCTTTTACTAAGGAAGCTAAGTTAGCTGTGAATTTTTTAAAACAGAAAATGGAAGAAGCAGGACTTGAAGTATTTATTGATGCCTCTGGAGCTGTTCATGGTATTAGACCGGGCATTTCTTCACGAAAAATAATAATTGGTTCACATTATGATTCAGTAAAATCTGGTGGAGCATATGATGGAATAGCCGGCGTAGTTTGTGGCATTGAGATAGCTCGTCTTTTAAAATATGAAACATTGTTTTATACGCTAGAAGTCATCGGTTTTAATGATGAAGAAGGCGTTCGTTTTGGTACTGGATTTTTCTCTAGCAAAGCTTTTTTAGGAGAATGGGATATTGAAAAATTAAAACATCAATATGATGAACAAGGAATAAGCGTTTATGAAGCTATGAAATCATGGAATTTAGTACCAGAACAATTGATAAATAGTGTTTGGAAGTTGTCACAAATTCGTTGTTTTATGGAAATTCATATCGAACAAGGACCGGTTTTAGAAAAAGAAGCCGTAGAACTTGGTATCGTAAATGGTATTGTAGGCATGAAACGATACAATATTCAGGTATTTGGCAGAGCTGACCATGCAGGAACAACACCGATGAATATGCGATATGACGCGCTTACAGGAACAGCTACTGTGATTGAATATATAGAAAAAGCAGCTAAAAAATATGCTGGAGCTGTTGCAACTGTAGGAGCATGTGAAGTTTCTCCAAATGCTGTAAATACAGTACCTGAAAAAGTGAAATTTTCCTTAGATATACGCAGTATGAATAATGATGATTTACATGCATTAGAAAAAGATATATTAACGTATTTGGAAAAGACAGCACAAGAACGCAATTTAACATATGAAATGCAAACAAAATTAGAAGTTGAACCATCTGATATGGATGATACATTGAAGTCTTATTTAAGACAGAGCATTTTAAAATTAGGTTATTCTTCCATAAATATAAACAGTGGAGCAGGTCATGATGCTTTACCGATTTCACGTAAATTACCTACGGCAATGTTATTTGTGCCTAGTAAGGGTGGTAGAAGCCATTGCCCAGAAGAATATAGTAAACCAGAAAACCTAGCAAAAGCTGTTCATGTTATGTTAGATACAATTAAAAAAATAAACAATGAGGAGAATATAAATGAGTTATCCTAA
- a CDS encoding PucR family transcriptional regulator: MPTLNWLIQESSLNNLRLITGENHILKEIKSVNVLDNPDVLKWFKQNELILTTGYCFKDDPMLQRQMIKDMSDIGCTALAIKTKRFFRQIPEAMIDEAKKLDFPIIELPYFYSFSEISQLIFQQIYKEKNTQAEHEQRFLSNFMQQILNHEPISTSLQQIARFFVIPVLLIDINYTPIASAFPYKNNDINEDDLRSLTDFLSLQIMKNTADSFCKINGQNYSLQTFSLYNQAGYLCFLHKQNSISLIPTSKFLQNIIQLLTFACVQNQTLSTSYSNNSTFFLHFLVHHKQNNVEEIKKLCSFYGFDYRKEWICLTISLQNIPEKAKSSFLPKLNKFVKNTSLEYCSIFTCFNNNLFCIYFLFPANYHRLQALHQVQNFALNLQTNFNEIPIFMGISACHKKITNISRAFKESLKSLQHQQQINDFKPGSYLHQIPLHLLNQSSSNLLIHNILQPLLDFDCQNDTKLVHTLKVYFSCNYNASQAAKILYLHRNTMLNRLEKIKEILQTDFNNSNENILIYLSLAALEV; encoded by the coding sequence ATGCCTACTTTAAATTGGTTAATTCAAGAAAGCAGTTTAAATAATTTACGCCTCATTACTGGAGAAAATCACATTTTAAAAGAAATTAAAAGCGTTAACGTTTTAGATAATCCAGATGTTTTAAAATGGTTCAAACAAAATGAATTGATTTTAACCACTGGTTATTGCTTTAAAGATGACCCTATGCTACAGCGCCAAATGATAAAGGATATGAGTGATATTGGCTGTACTGCACTGGCAATAAAAACAAAACGCTTTTTTCGTCAAATTCCTGAAGCTATGATTGATGAAGCCAAGAAACTTGACTTTCCAATCATTGAACTACCGTATTTCTATTCATTTTCAGAAATATCACAGCTGATATTTCAACAGATTTATAAAGAAAAAAATACTCAAGCAGAACATGAACAACGTTTTTTATCCAATTTTATGCAGCAAATATTAAATCATGAACCAATATCTACTTCTTTACAACAAATTGCTCGCTTTTTTGTTATACCTGTTTTATTAATAGATATAAATTACACTCCAATAGCCAGCGCTTTTCCTTATAAAAATAATGATATAAATGAAGACGATTTACGTTCCCTAACAGATTTTCTTTCTTTACAAATAATGAAAAACACTGCTGATAGTTTTTGCAAAATAAATGGTCAAAACTACTCACTACAAACTTTTTCACTTTATAATCAAGCGGGTTATTTATGCTTTTTGCATAAACAAAATTCCATTTCATTAATACCTACTTCAAAATTTCTTCAAAATATAATTCAACTTTTAACATTTGCTTGTGTTCAAAATCAAACACTAAGCACCAGTTACAGTAATAATTCAACCTTTTTCTTACATTTTCTCGTTCACCATAAACAAAATAATGTAGAAGAAATAAAAAAACTATGCTCTTTTTACGGTTTTGATTATCGCAAAGAATGGATTTGCCTAACTATATCCTTGCAAAACATTCCTGAAAAAGCAAAATCATCATTCTTGCCAAAACTAAACAAGTTTGTAAAAAATACTTCATTAGAATATTGCAGTATTTTTACATGTTTTAATAACAACTTATTTTGCATTTACTTTTTATTTCCAGCAAATTATCATCGATTGCAAGCATTACATCAAGTGCAAAACTTCGCATTAAATTTACAAACTAATTTTAATGAAATACCAATTTTCATGGGCATCAGTGCCTGCCATAAAAAAATCACTAATATCAGTCGAGCTTTTAAAGAAAGTCTCAAATCACTTCAACATCAACAACAGATAAATGATTTTAAGCCAGGTTCATATTTGCATCAAATACCATTACATTTATTAAATCAATCTTCTTCTAATTTATTAATTCACAACATATTGCAACCACTTTTAGATTTTGACTGCCAAAATGATACGAAACTCGTTCATACTTTAAAAGTTTATTTTTCCTGTAATTACAATGCCAGTCAAGCTGCAAAAATTCTTTATTTACATCGCAATACCATGTTAAATAGATTAGAAAAGATAAAAGAAATTCTTCAAACTGATTTCAATAATTCAAATGAAAACATTCTCATCTATTTAAGTTTAGCTGCGCTTGAAGTATAA
- a CDS encoding M20 family metallo-hydrolase yields MEIKANAENIKTWLETINTFNSTPEFGTTRVLFTDVEVKAREYVKSEMRKLNLKVHEDAIGNIFGVLEGTRPELPPIWTGSHIDTVLNAGMFDGMSGVVAGLEAVRLIQANNLKHERNIIVVVYTSEEPTRFKLGCLGSRAMAGKLDEKQAKELVDDDGNTLYKVLTKLGFPVQDFDKVPIKKGSVYGAVELHIDQNGVLEKAGKPIGIVKTICAPSVFDVEVVGKQSHAGGTTMEDRQDAFMATAEIALALEKLGKTSQSEYTTTTIGRVQVIPNAVNVIPGKVISSIDIRDCDYDYKNDLIAKLKEEIKAIAKKRNVVVNITQYNNDYPMKCDENIIKKLEAACEKENTSYIKTISGAFHDSMLVGEFAPVAMIFVPSKDGISHSPNEWTDFADIAAGANILTDVLVELANEV; encoded by the coding sequence ATGGAAATTAAAGCAAATGCAGAAAATATAAAAACATGGTTGGAAACAATTAATACATTTAATTCCACACCAGAATTTGGCACAACACGAGTTTTATTTACTGATGTAGAAGTAAAAGCAAGAGAATATGTAAAATCTGAAATGCGAAAATTAAATCTGAAAGTACATGAAGATGCTATAGGCAATATTTTTGGTGTACTTGAAGGAACACGACCAGAATTGCCACCTATTTGGACTGGCTCACATATTGATACAGTATTAAATGCTGGTATGTTTGATGGTATGAGTGGCGTTGTTGCAGGTCTTGAAGCTGTAAGACTCATTCAGGCAAATAATTTAAAACATGAAAGAAATATAATTGTTGTTGTATACACATCAGAAGAACCAACTCGTTTTAAACTTGGCTGTTTAGGCAGTCGTGCTATGGCGGGCAAGCTTGATGAAAAACAGGCTAAAGAATTGGTTGATGATGATGGCAATACTTTGTATAAAGTGCTTACAAAACTTGGATTTCCTGTGCAAGATTTTGATAAAGTACCAATAAAAAAAGGCTCCGTTTATGGAGCTGTAGAATTGCATATTGACCAAAATGGTGTTTTAGAAAAAGCTGGAAAACCAATTGGCATAGTAAAAACCATTTGTGCACCGAGCGTTTTTGATGTAGAAGTTGTTGGCAAGCAATCACATGCAGGCGGAACAACAATGGAAGATAGACAAGATGCATTCATGGCAACAGCAGAAATAGCTTTAGCTTTAGAAAAATTAGGAAAGACTTCGCAAAGTGAATATACTACAACTACAATTGGCAGAGTACAGGTAATACCAAATGCAGTTAATGTAATACCGGGAAAAGTTATATCCTCTATCGATATTAGAGACTGCGATTATGATTATAAAAATGATTTGATTGCAAAATTAAAAGAAGAGATAAAAGCTATTGCTAAGAAAAGAAATGTAGTAGTGAATATCACTCAATATAATAATGATTATCCGATGAAATGTGATGAAAATATCATAAAAAAATTGGAAGCAGCATGTGAAAAAGAAAATACATCGTATATTAAAACAATAAGCGGTGCATTTCATGATTCCATGTTAGTAGGAGAATTTGCTCCTGTAGCGATGATTTTTGTACCAAGTAAAGATGGTATAAGTCATAGTCCAAATGAATGGACAGATTTTGCGGATATCGCAGCTGGAGCTAATATTTTGACTGATGTTTTAGTTGAACTGGCAAATGAAGTTTAA
- a CDS encoding 2-hydroxyacid dehydrogenase, which produces MKIAIIEPLGIDEKAVEKLKQDFLPEDIELVYYNSAPQDDEEKIKRSENADIVMLANMPLRKDVLEKCTKLKMLSVAFTGVDHVDMDYCKANNIMVCNCSGYANEAVCELVFGMVVDLYRNIFAADEAVRTGKTKAGLSQFELCGKKFGIIGAGAIGLKVANVAKAFGCDVYAYSRTPKDIDGIKFVGLDELLSTCDVVSVHVPLTKQTKDLINAENITKMKSTALLINTARGPVVNAKALADALKNNTIAGAGVDVFDNEPPIAMDNPLLSAPNVVLTPHIGFATKEAMEKRAVIAFTNINKYLMGKPQNIM; this is translated from the coding sequence GTGAAGATAGCAATTATTGAACCATTAGGAATTGATGAAAAAGCTGTAGAAAAATTAAAACAAGATTTTTTACCAGAAGATATTGAACTTGTGTATTACAATAGCGCACCACAAGATGATGAAGAAAAAATAAAACGTTCCGAAAACGCAGATATTGTAATGTTGGCTAATATGCCTTTGAGAAAAGATGTATTGGAAAAATGCACTAAATTAAAAATGCTTTCTGTTGCATTTACCGGTGTAGACCATGTAGATATGGATTATTGCAAAGCAAATAATATCATGGTTTGCAATTGTTCTGGTTATGCTAATGAAGCTGTTTGTGAATTGGTTTTTGGTATGGTTGTTGATTTATATCGCAATATTTTTGCAGCAGATGAAGCTGTTCGCACAGGTAAAACAAAAGCAGGACTCAGCCAATTTGAACTTTGCGGCAAAAAGTTCGGCATCATTGGAGCTGGTGCTATTGGCTTAAAAGTAGCAAATGTAGCAAAAGCATTTGGTTGTGATGTATATGCTTATAGCCGTACACCTAAAGATATTGATGGCATAAAATTTGTAGGCTTAGATGAATTATTATCTACTTGCGATGTAGTATCTGTACATGTACCACTCACTAAGCAGACAAAAGACTTAATTAATGCAGAAAATATCACAAAAATGAAATCAACAGCATTGCTTATAAACACAGCACGTGGACCTGTAGTCAATGCTAAAGCATTAGCTGATGCACTTAAAAATAATACTATTGCTGGTGCTGGCGTTGATGTTTTTGATAATGAACCACCAATTGCAATGGATAATCCACTTCTCAGTGCACCAAATGTTGTTTTGACACCACATATTGGTTTTGCGACAAAAGAAGCTATGGAAAAAAGAGCTGTTATTGCTTTTACGAATATCAATAAATATTTGATGGGAAAACCACAAAATATTATGTAA